Sequence from the Gemmatimonadaceae bacterium genome:
CCGCGAGGATGGCGGCGAGGATGGAAACGTTCCGGATCGTCGTTCGGCTCATCGGTGCAGGTTGGGGTCGGAAGAGTTCACCGTTGTCCGGCGATCAGGCTTCAGGGGTTCAGCACTCCTGGCTTGTACGGCGAGCGGACACGCGGCAGTGCCGGAATAGCGAACTCCGGCGCTTCGAAATCCCGCGTCCGGACGTCGGAGACCGACCAGGTCTCGTGCGTCGTGCGGATTCCGTACTGCGCGCCACCATCATATAGGCGTTCATAGGTGCATTTCACGGGTGTGCGCGCGCTGACGGCCCAGATTGCGCTCTCCAGCCGGTTCCGCGGAACGATCTTGCTAATGCCGAAGAAGTGCGCGGCGTGGTCGACGGCGTCGCGCAGCGTTGCGGGCAGCTCGACGTACCAGCAATCCGCTTGCTCCCGTTGGCGAACGTTCCATTCGAGGTAGGCGAGCGAATAGCGGCGATGCTCGGCGCGCCGGCCGAGCAGCGAGTCCGTGTTCGAGACGACAACATCGTGGAGCTCGATCTCGCGATATTGATCGGTATGTTCGGGAGGCCACGCCAACGCGCCCATGGCACCGCCGTAGGCGTCGATCGATCCTTCCAGCACGTGCTCCTTCGCGGGCACGTATGCGATCCGCGTCTTGCCGTCGACGATCGAATATGCCGGCGTTGGGTCGGGCACGCTGTCGCCGGAGAACTGAATTCGCGTCAGGCCGGGAATGGCGCGAATCCACATTCGATAGCCGGGGCGCGTCGCCGAGACGGCGGCACTCGAGTCGTTCGTGAATACGAACGCGTAGCCGTGGCCGGACGCGACCGGGGCCTGCGCGGCCGCCTGATGGGCGGCACTCGTGGAGGCGAGGATGCCGAAACCGAGGCGCGCGATGAAGCTTGCCATGCGACCTCACGGGGGTGTGTGGTGGTGGGAGCACCGGTGTCGTCCGTCGGAATACCCGTGCTTGGCTACCCGGAGTATATACGGCGATAGCGCGCGATACCACGCGAAACTTTGTGTCTGATGGGTATTGTCTCCTTTACTCCGCTCCTGGGTATGCCGCCGCGTCAGCCGCGGAGCCCTCATCCCATTGGCGCAGGGCCGCAATGATCGGACTGAGTGCCGCGCCGCGCGAGGTCAGATGGTATCGGACATGGTCCTCGGTCGCGGCGACGCGCGCGACGACGCCGTGTGCTTCGAGCAGGCGAAGGTGTTGGGTGAGAACTTTGTGCTTGACGCCGGGCAACGCGCGCTGGAGCTCGCCAAAGCGGGCGTCCTCATGTCGAAGCGCGTCAACGATCGCGATCGTCCAACGCTTCGCCAACAGACGGACGGCGAGCGCCGGCTCGGCGCCCACGTCCATGCGCGCGAGGGCGTCGTCCTGTGGCGCGGCGGAATCGTGCGAGCAAATCACAGACTAGACCAGACGGTACCCGTGTGAACTACGGGTAATATTCTACGGTGTACCATGGGCACGCAACCAGGCAACCGTTCCCAGCGGAGGTTTATGGTGCTTTCGCCGTGAACCTATCCCCCGAAGTCAATGCTCCGGCAGGAAACGGAACGGCTCACGGCGCACGTAACGCGGCCGCGGGCTCGGCCCCGGCCGCGTGGCGAGCGGGA
This genomic interval carries:
- a CDS encoding winged helix-turn-helix transcriptional regulator, which codes for MICSHDSAAPQDDALARMDVGAEPALAVRLLAKRWTIAIVDALRHEDARFGELQRALPGVKHKVLTQHLRLLEAHGVVARVAATEDHVRYHLTSRGAALSPIIAALRQWDEGSAADAAAYPGAE